DNA from Rhinatrema bivittatum chromosome 16, aRhiBiv1.1, whole genome shotgun sequence:
ggtggtgatggagttTCGGTTTTGGTTTTCAGTTCTGGCACATTCTGAATGGTTTTCAGACCATTTTAACCATTTAGCATCCACTAAAACCATTTATTGTATTGCAAAACTCATAAATGAAAATTCCTTTCCAATGTTATCTTCTcccttccttgtaaaccgatgtgatatgcaaatgaatgtcagaatataaaagttataaataaataaataaataagcttcaTGTTTTGCTTGAAAATGGACACACAATGAAGTGTCAAatatcagtcttttcatgtcataTTCAAATTTCAGTGCATCTCTAGAGGACATTTAGCAGCAGACGCCTTCATTGCAGGAAGTCTGTGAAACTCTTAATCACAGGTCCATACTTAATCTTTACATATCAGTCCTTTAGCCAAGTCCATCCCGAGGAAGCCAATAGGTGATACATGGCTACGTCAGGGGACCTTGTTGTGTAAAGATTAAGTATGGACCTGTGATAATGAGCTTCATGGACTTGCCACAGTGATGTTTTTGAAGATTGACTCTTGAATTATGAAATACTACAATAAAGTTGAAATATTTGTAATGGATCAAGAATCTGGACTACATGACCAGCACCTACTATCAAAAGGATTTATTCAATACTTTAATtctactcctcccatttttgcTTTGATCAGCCTGACTGAAACAAGGAAAAAGATATATAGGCTGAAACAAGTCCATGaacaattttgaaaacattttttgagctGGACTCTGCAAGGGAGCGAAATGGTAGAGTTCTCAGATGACAATGTTTGTGGATGaggaactgagaaaaaaaagtatCTTGGATACACTTAAGGGATGGAGAGACTTGAGGTTTGGAATACTCTAGTAACAGAAAATTGTAGCAAACAAGATTTGCTGAAGTGCAAGCCAGAATGAAAGTCTTAGTAAAAGCAGAAAGTGCAGAACACAGGATATCACATCACAGCTGATGAAATGAGACTTACAAATGCTGTATTAAAAATGAGAAACAAATAGCAAAAGTTGTCTCAAAGGTAACACCAACTTATGAGTGGAAGAGGTGAATGTAAGGTCTGAGTTAAAACTTAAAAGAGGTGCGAAAGAATTATATTTGAAGAGGTGATGGATATCTTGTCTGTGAACAGTTATAAGCATTTATTTACATGACAGGAAGCCATATTTGAACCTCAGTAACTTTCTCAAGGTAAGTAGACAGGTTAAAAAATCCAGGCTCATTAACAAAAGAAATGCAGATCTGTTTAGGCAACCAGGAAATGGTGAGTTGCTGGTCCAGTCATTGAAAGTGCTGTGCACTGTTATTGGCTCAGTTCCCAAGTTCATCTTCTGCTCCTTGGGTCAACTGGGTGCCAGGCTGGAGCCTGAATCCTGTCTCCATTAGCAGCTTAATTCATGCAAATAAAATTACGGCGATTGGTGTATACTGCATGACAGCTTTTTTCATGCACCACAGGTTTAACAGGCTATGGGCATGTCCTCTTTACCTTCAAAGCACTCACAGAGCACTTCTTTTCTTCTGGAGGCATTTACAAGTATCCTAGTCAACTTCCTGCTTTCAAGATGATGAGAATGAATTCCTTGTTCCCAGCAACCCATTTAATAGCCCTGGGGGACCAATCTGATTCTTCTCTGTAATCAGGCTCCATACTTATTGGGACAAGACTTTAGGGTTTTAAAACATCCGGGCATTTTATTAGTCACTTTGGTTTCTGTTTTTATTaggcaaaaaaaagagatgaTTTGACATCCTGCTCAATGAGTCACAGCAGAATTTGGGTGTAAGAATTCACTTTGGAACTTTATAACCTTTAACAGAAAAATGCCCCTTAAAGAGACAAGAATGAAACAGTTGAAACAATGCATAACCATAAGCATCAATAGTACCCTCTATTCACTCACACAATCAACAGGATGCCTGTTATATgaatgaccttcatactaggcttcatcgtATAGTAATCAAACCTTTAGACTCAGCCttttatataatcatcggtcacatTTATGAAAtagttcaactttttttttagaaattttttttttaaatgcaatgatATCAGTGTGTTCCAAAATAATTTTGCACTTATCTTCAAATATTAACACTGCATATTTTTCATAAATACTGAAGTCATCATGTCAAAAAGCCCAACAAGGGACTGTGTTTCGAACAAGCGTTCTTTCTCTAGGGCTCGGAATCAGCGTTTACAAAGCAAAATATCTTAAGTAACATTGTGGTTATAAGTGTGAGTGTGGTTGTGTGAGTGAATAGAGGGTACTATTGGTGCATATAATTATGTATTGCATATGCACCATAGTCATAACATTTAAATAGAAGGGTCTATGTGATACAGGGTTGATTGACAGTTAAAACAATGACTTTTAAATCACCTTATAGAGTCATTTCCCCATAACATGTGCTGAACAACCATAGTCAAGCAGAAATCTGGATCAGAGTTTGTGTGTGCTGAGGAGACCAACATTCAGAGGCATGGAATTCTGGGAGTGCTCCTTTATTGTTGAGATGAATAGAGAAGGGACCTTCTAATGGATACAGAGTGTGAGTAGGATCACAGGCAGTTGGAAAAGTTATAATTTTGTTACAGGCCATGGAAATTAGCACAGAAAGCTGGAAAGTCCTTCCACTGGTCAGATGGAGTGGAAGAGAACACAGATAACTATGAGAGCTCTTTCAGTCATTGGAAGTTGTAGGTAGGCATTTAGGCAGTTGGAAAGTTTTGCTGTAGGATATTGGTGGTAGTCAAAGCAAGTAGAGACAAGGgagagagctcttctattggtgaAAGGCAGTGGGAGAGAGTATGGGCAGTTGAGAGAGTCCTTCTTTTGGTCAGATATCATGGTAGCAGACAGAGAGCTGAGAGTTTTTCCTCTTGGATAGAAGCTGTGGAAGAAATCCTTGGCAATTTGGTAGCAATTTTCTCGCAATAAAATATTCACGAAATAATGGAttttattagaaaaaaataaactacAGCTTCTTAAGGTGTAGTCCATTTTTTTGGAAAATCCCTGCTTTGTGTGATTATCTGAACATAATTTTGCTGTGAAAAAATTTGCTAATGAGTAGATTTGTATGATTCTTCAACAAATTAAtgattttgcataatttttgtacattgctttgcaaTATGCATAATAATTTGCAAACTGTGATTATGCAtgatatgtttttttaatgagaaatCACATTGGAGAGGTGGTTCATAGATTGGTGTCTTGGCCTCAGTGACTGTTATCACCAGATGGACACTTTAAATTGCTGAAGACTTTGTAGTATAACATCTCCCTACTGAGAAGCTAGGCTCTGGATTCCAGGTTTCATTCTCAAACCTTTGCACTTCTTTGATGCTTTGGCCAAAGCCTCCCTTATCTCTTTATTTCTGAGACTGTAAATCATGGGATTCAACAATGGAGTCAACACTATATAGCAAAGAGATACCTCTTTTTCTAGGCTGTAGGAATAACTAGCAGAAGGCCTCATATACATAAAAATGCTAGATCCATAGAAGATAAAGACCACTGAGAGGTGAGAGACACAGGTAGCAAAGGCCTTGCTCTGCCCTGTGGTAGAGGACATCTTCAGTACCGTGGCAATGATGTGGCCATAAGAAATCATTATCAAACTGAAGCAGCCCAACATTATTAACCAGGCAAGAATGAGAAAGCTGTTTTCTGAGACTGATCCTCTAATGCAGGAAAGTTTCATCAGAGGTAGAAAGTCACAGAATATATGATCAATCTCAAGAGAACCACAGAAGCTCATCCTGGACAAACTGATGACTGGCAAAAGTACAACTAAGGCACCCATGACCCAGCACCCCAAAGCCATCCTGATGCATACTTTTTCAGTCATGATTATCGTATATCGCAAGGGACTGCAGATGGCTACATAGCGGTCATAAGCCATGATCATGAGAAAGAAGTGCTCTGTGGCTgcaaaggcaaaaaataaataaaattggagaaAGCAACCAGCAGCTGAAATAGTCTTTTTCTTTCTCAGGGTATCTGTCAAAATTTTAGGCAATGTATTTGTGATGTAACAGATCTCCAGGAAGGAGAAATTTACGAGGAAGAAATACATGGGTTTGTAGAGATGGGGGTTCTCCATTACTACTGCAATGATGAGGATATTGGACATGATGGTTAAAATGTAGATAAAAAGGAGTCCGATGAAGAATATGGTCTGCTGAAGATGACTGAAGTGGAACCCCAGTAACACAAACTCATTCACAATGGTGGTGTTGTATCTCTCCATGGTTTCAAGATGTTCACCTGTTTGAATAACGTATGATTGAGTAAATTGTTGGAAATGTTTAGTGGGCTTTATCAGTAGCTAGTAGGAAACCTTTTGAGATTGAGTTGGAAGAAGAATGAATCAGGCAATAAAATTAAAAGGAAGAATATTAAGTTCATTCAGAGGAAACAGTCCTTTACTCTGGTAGTAACCATGGTCTCCACTGTGAAAGGAAAATCATTCTACCCATTTTATACCTCTAACATTAAGCTGGATCACTCTCTGTAGACAATGGTGTCACTGCGTGTTTCAGTTGGGTGAGATTGTATTTGGTAACTACTGATCCATGGATTCACTCCTATAACTTTTGGGTTGGGAAAGATTTTAACCCAGAGACACACTTACCAGAAGTTCCATAGGGTTATCTTTCACTACCTTTCCCTATATGACACAAAATTCCTCTCATTACATGTTTTCCTACAAAAGGGGAATCTTCTTTCATTAAAGCTTTGTATGTAACTACACTGTCCTCTTCTAAATTCTTATATTCATTTTCCTCACAAGATAACAGAAAGCACACAATTACATACACTGATTTTAATGTATATGTTGTTAAtataatttttctttattataaaatatttgaaatacaTTGGGCATTAGATTATTAAATGATATGCAGTCTAAAGAGATGAATTGTATGAAAGTTTCAATAAAACGTGCATAACTGAGCTGATTGGCTCAGAAGCATACCACATTTTGTTGTTGTGGTAAACAGAGCAAAATAAATGGTCAAATAGCACGTCATGAGACTCAGAGAGGTAAGGGGGAAGGAACAGGGAAATTTTCATGTTAcaattttacatatatatatcatAGTAATatattaatgatggcagaaaaagaccaaatggtccatccagcctgcccagaacatttcttaaggtagtaactgctgctctctgctggttatccccaagtcttatgttaaggggagtaatatttacaatcaaaatcaaggaactatcaaacccataacaaaattattgatagcaacatttttacaaggtaagcaaccttattgataattcagacaataatGCTTGAATGTGGTTTACTTtcggacttggccatagaagcaatcctgtacTTTGTCCCTAATATGTTAATCAGTACCCAGATCATAAAAGTTAGAGCCCAGaagaagaacctaaatatgtacactctggaggagaggaggtgcaggggagatatgatacaggccttcagatccctgaaaggtttcaatgatgcacaaacaaaccttctccgttggaaagaaatcagtagaacagGGGTCAcagaatgaaactccagggaggacaagtcagaaccaatgtcaggaaatatttcttcacagagagggtggtggatgcctggaatgcccttctggagaaggtggtgaagacaaaaatggtgaacaAGGTCATGAAttctatggtctgggaaaacaaataagcatggagttaaCTTGTTGTTGCGgctgtttctacccttaaccaacaagccatATACTTGggatgtgactccaacattgctctctgcttcaaatggcaagagataatggggaattggactcagacagaaaccagcaagggccctgactttaacggtttgggaaactaagtatggggttAACTTGTATGGTACGGCAGTTGTCTCCCTCCCCTAATGATACCTTTATAGGGGAGATGTGTATGGCATGGCTGGTTCTCCCATaagcttgctggtcagactggatggaccatttggtccttttctgctatcatttctctgtttctatgtaatatagtgtctggagagaatgttggccaatcCTGACAGATGGGATACAGAATCATATTAAACCAGTTGATCAATTTAAACAACACTGCAAGGATGTAGCTCCCCCACAAGATAATTAATTTACTTTTAATTCCAAACATAATTTCAGTGATATTCCTGTTTTTCATTccttctttttacatttttaacccCACAAAGACATAGTGGGCTCTTGGTTTCTCATGTGAAGGCAGTGATATTGCCACAGCTGTATACCAGCAGCCCAGTTCTGATGAGGGCCATGGAAGTCTTCCTTATTAGATAGAAACCAGAACAGCTGGTATTTGAAACAACCATCTGTTCCCTGTGATTTATAGGGTTCACTTAAAGCAGTGGTTctgaaccctgtcctggggaccccaccagccagtcgggttttcatgatagccacaatgaatatgcatgagagaaaatttgcatgttatggaggcagtgtatgcaaattttctctcatgcatattcattgtggctatcatgaaaacccgactggctgggggggtccccaggacagggttgagaaccactgacttaaAGCAATGCTCCCGACCACCGAAAAAGTTGTATGGCGATCCTTCTTCTAGAACAAAGAGAGGTAAATACCTATGTTTTGGCCTTTCAAAacaaattttgcatttttttcacacTTCAGGCATCAACTAAAATCAGATGCTGTCTAACTGAAAAATGCATATGTAGGCTGAACattcaaaggtgaattttcaaaagtttgcatgtggaaaaattagcatatatgcgcataaaaAGAATATACTAAAatatattctattttataaatctcaagcATGCACATATAAGTAAGGGTTTGTGAGTAAATTTCGGCATGTAAAAAAAGGGTATTCTTGGAGCATTCTGGGTGAGGCCAACATTTGCACGTGTAAGACGCTATTTCATGAGGAATTTCCtcttgtggatttggcagtttactcacatatatttacacctgcacTTGATCTAGGGAAAGTGATAGTAAATACCTTTAATGTGAAATACTGACAGGATGGGGGTCATTCAGGCTAAGAAGCCAGGAGGGTTTCCATGACCTACAGCTGGACTGGGCAAACTTGTTGATGAAtgggtaaaactggtaatttcattgatgCTTGCTTGTTGGAAAATTTGCCAACTTATACACATAAAAGCTGACTTACAGGGTGTAAATGTGTAtaaattacatgtgtaaaatctccctgcatatatttttaatgtaAGAAGTGAAAATACGTGTGCAGAACAGTTGTGCGCCGCTGAGCTGGATAATTCCGGCTGATCTGGCTGCCGGATAAGTCTTAACTGTGCTACTTATCTAGTTGagcaagatagctggataagtctaccagtttgcctagtccaTCTATAGGCTACAGAggccctcctggctcttcatctTGAACTAAGTTAACCCAGACCacccacccagtcaatatttcACATTAAACATGTTTAGCATCACTTACTCCACATAAAGAACAGGCATAAATATATacaagtaagctgccaaatcaACATGTGAAAATTTGTTATGAAATTGCAACCTACACTCTTAAATGTTGGCCCTGTCCCAGAATGCCCTggaattccctttttttttacccatgtaaatgtactCATGAACCCTTACtgtcttacttagctggataagtagtgctgcttttaggacttatccagctatcttatttagccagataagtggtgctTTTAAGACACTGCAAAACTGCTACTTTGCCGGATAAGTCAgaacttgtccagctaacttgaTATCTATTTGCGTGTATCTTTGACTTGTGTGCAAATGTTGCAGTgtagatttatgcatattttattagCTGCTCATATACGTGCAGGTTGTCAGATTCTGGGGTAAATCTACGCACAGTCACGTGCATGCATATATGGACGAGGGCGTCTTTTAAACTTATTCTCCCAGTGTATTGTGCACATAACCAGTTGATGCCTTGGTGTGTGTGCAACACAACTGTCCCATCCTGCACAAATAAACCCTCCTTATAACCCACCAAACTGATGCTGCCCTATTCCCTTTTTTAAGAGAGAGGGCTTGCTACATTATCATGTTCATACTTATTATTTGATATTATTATTATGCTTGTGGTTTCAGAATGGCTTCTCTCTGCAAGTGTCAAAAGATCCTCTGAATTGACCGTTTAAGGAAAAACTTTTTTAAGAGTAATCTTGTCACCAGAAATCTCCAAAAGGACACATTTTAAAGCCCTGGCTAGGTGCATGAGGATTTAATTGAAATgccagggaaaaaaagaaaaagccatctTTTTAAAAGGTATATTGGAAAAGCACTCACCTTTCTCAGGGAGTCAGTGCCGCTGCTGTATCCCACCTGAGTGCAACACCCACAGAAAGGAAGGGGAGCTCCTTGTCTACCTTGCCACGGTTTGCGTCTCCGTCTGGAGATGCTCAGAATTTAATTGTTTCTGAATCGCGCATGGGAGGGGACTGATTGCATCACCTCAGAGGTTTTGTTCCCCTGCAGATCTGTGAAAACTGAACCTTGGGGCGA
Protein-coding regions in this window:
- the LOC115078606 gene encoding olfactory receptor 11G2-like — protein: MERYNTTIVNEFVLLGFHFSHLQQTIFFIGLLFIYILTIMSNILIIAVVMENPHLYKPMYFFLVNFSFLEICYITNTLPKILTDTLRKKKTISAAGCFLQFYLFFAFAATEHFFLMIMAYDRYVAICSPLRYTIIMTEKVCIRMALGCWVMGALVVLLPVISLSRMSFCGSLEIDHIFCDFLPLMKLSCIRGSVSENSFLILAWLIMLGCFSLIMISYGHIIATVLKMSSTTGQSKAFATCVSHLSVVFIFYGSSIFMYMRPSASYSYSLEKEVSLCYIVLTPLLNPMIYSLRNKEIREALAKASKKCKGLRMKPGIQSLASQ